One Cellulomonas sp. WB94 genomic window, GGTGTGATAGCTGAGTACGTAGGCACGGCAGCAAGCATGTCGATGGGAAAGCCGCTCTACGTCGTTGTGGGCGACCCCTACGGGACCTTCCTCGACGAGAATCCGCGCGATGACTAGCAGCCGCCCAGCACGGGTCTGGGTCGTCGGAGGTGGCGGGCTTCTGGGCTCGGCAGTGACACGTGCCCTGGCGGGCCTGGACATGTTTCGGAGTCAACCGATCCCTTGGCGTGAGCCCCACGCGGCGTCGGCAGTCTTGAGCGCCGAATTCGAGCGGTTCAGCGGAGGAATATCCGGCACCGATCGATGGTCGATCGTCTGGGCGGCAGGAGCAGCTGTCATCGCGACCCCTGCCTCGAGTCTCAGAGACGAGCTTTCGATCACAGAGGAATTCTTGACCCGACTGGCCCGTAGGCCACCACGTGGCGTGGGCGGGTTCTTCCTGTCGTCTTCGGCCGGCGTGTACGCGGGCTCGGCCCATGCACCATTCGATGAGCTGTCCGAACCGCAACCGATGAACGCGTACGGTCGCACGAAACTCGGCCAGGAGGTCCTCGCGTCTTCGCTTCTGACCGAGAAGGTGCCATTCACGATCGGCCGCTTCTCGACTCTGTATGGACCTGGCCAACGTCTCGACAAGCCCCAAGGGCTAATCAGCCAGATGTGCGTCCAGGCCGCGCTCAACCGTCCGATCAGCATCTACGTTCCCATGGACACGCTCCGCGACTACCTGTATGTCGACGACGCGGCACGTCTCACACGCGAGGTCGTCCATCGACTGTTGACCGGCCACGCGCCTCAGTTGCAGGTGATGGCCTCCGAGCGTGCCACCACGATCGCAGAACTCGTCCACATCGTTCGCACCGTCACGCGGAGCCGCGTCGGCGTCACCCAGAAGATCATCACGCCCGGCACTGGTCATGCTCGCGACCTGCGGCTGCGCTCGCGCTGGCCGCTCGAAGCGGCCCAGCGGCCGACACCATTGCCCGTTGGAATCCGGCGAACAGCCGACGCAGTCCTGAAAGCCCATCGCAGGGGCACACTCCCGGCGCTGGCACTTGGATCGGCCCATTGAGGCGACGTGCGGGCTTCGGCGCAGCGCGCGACAAGCCCGCTGCGCCGTGAATAGTTAAGATCCTATTGCACTTGTCGATCGTCCGGACATCGCGTCACCAGATATGGCGGGGCTGTGAAGAGAACCTCGCTGCACACCTTCTCCCACTCGGTGAACAGCGGAGCCGGTGCCAAGCCGGCGAAGAATTCATTGCGAACAAGTATCCGTCCGCGCCGCATGTCCGCGGGATCCACGTCGTCAACATTCTCGAAGTTCTCCACTTTCGGTAGCATATATTCCAGATCCACCACGGTTGCCCACCAACCTCCCACGAATGGTTGGTCGCGCCCGAGCTTGGTGAGATAGTCCGTCGTCGCGTGCAGATTCGCCACCCGCTCATTCGGTCGGAACCCGCCGTCCTGAGCGAAAGCAACCGGGCCCCACAGTCGCGCGTACGCCGGGGCCGCCGCAAGAAGTATCACCACGATCGTGGCTAGAGCAGCGGGCGTGGCCGGCCGCGAGAATATGACGCACGAAACACCTGCAGCGAGAAGGAGAATACCGATGAGTGCATAGCGTGGGTTACCTACGGACGCGCACATGAACCATACGAGATGCATGGTTCCGCTCCCCACGACAAGCCCCGCGAATACTTTCGAATTGCGTTCGGCTGACAAGTTGACCACGCACACTGCAATGATGACAACCAGGACAAGTTCGAAGAGTCCGAACCCGAAGTTGTCGCGCATTACAGTCGCATTGTTGGCAATCTTCGCCAAAACCGCGCCCGCTCCATCGGGACTCACGTTACCGCCTGTGCTTGTCAGGAAGTGACGGAAGTCTCGGAGATTCGCAACGTAGCCTGTCATGCCGAGTGTTGACAGCTTCCAGCATTCAAAGGCAATTATCGGTAGAGAGAAACTCGTGGCAGCGATTGCGATGTCAGTCCAGTTGCGCGTTCGCAGACCGCTTCGACGCACAAGCAACCAGAGCAGCCAGACGACCGCTGGGACGACGCCGAGCAGCGCGAGCGTCTTGGCCATGACAGCGAGCCCGAAAGCGAGAAAGGAGGTGACCAAGGACCTTCTTCGTCCCCCGCCCCACGCCAGTAGCGCTGCGCCGAGAACGGTGAGCATTGCAGCCGGCACCTCACCGAGCAAGGAGTACCACTGCACGAAACGCGCACCCGCAGTCGTCGTGTACTGCACCGCAACCATGGCGGCGAGGTACCCGAGCGCTCGAACTCTGCTGACGTGTCGAGCGATCACCACGCCAATCAGAGCCAGCAGGAGCGTGGTCACGATTGCCGTCGCGAGTCCGGGAGCCCATGGGCTTGGTCCGAACAACTTGATGATCGCCGCTGCAGGGAGCACGAGGGTCGGACCCGTAGACAGCAGCGGGTCGAAAGCTCTCATGCCGCCGCCGCCGAGATAAGGTACGGAGGTTGTGTATCCGTACCCAAGAGCCAAGTTTTTTGCTGCGACGGCAATCG contains:
- a CDS encoding SDR family oxidoreductase, coding for MTSSRPARVWVVGGGGLLGSAVTRALAGLDMFRSQPIPWREPHAASAVLSAEFERFSGGISGTDRWSIVWAAGAAVIATPASSLRDELSITEEFLTRLARRPPRGVGGFFLSSSAGVYAGSAHAPFDELSEPQPMNAYGRTKLGQEVLASSLLTEKVPFTIGRFSTLYGPGQRLDKPQGLISQMCVQAALNRPISIYVPMDTLRDYLYVDDAARLTREVVHRLLTGHAPQLQVMASERATTIAELVHIVRTVTRSRVGVTQKIITPGTGHARDLRLRSRWPLEAAQRPTPLPVGIRRTADAVLKAHRRGTLPALALGSAH